Genomic DNA from Leishmania major strain Friedlin complete genome, chromosome 2:
ACAccgacaccgacacacacacacacacacacacacacacacacagaccagGCACATCGCTGCGGCTCCCTTCGCTTCTTGGTGGTGGTAACTTGAAGATCTAATCGTACGCCACTAGTCCGAGTCCAGCCACTctggagggggagggagggactTGGAGAaccgagggagaggagagtgGTGGGAAGAAaacgcagcaggcgcgcctATTCGGAAGACAGAGGTGAGGCGTTCCCCCCTTCCacaccccttccctcctccctcctctcccctcccccttccctccctccccacatCCATCCAGGCCTGTCATCCCGTTCAACAAATCAAAGAAAAGCTGAGAGCACGCCATGACACGTCAGCAGCTGAAGGGCTAGTCGTGACATGTCCATTTTTCCCTTTCTgcatcctcttccctccggttccgcgccgccctcttTTTTACGTAgacatgcacatgcacaacTGTCGCAGAACGAGGGGCTACTTAGTCTCTCCAGGAAGGCTGAACTCTACCGTGCGGCGCGATGCGCGAGAGCTAGatttcttttctctctgaGCATCAGCAGTGGTGTCCGCGGTAGTGGTGCGCACCTCATCCTGGTTATCCGTACGGCCACGCAGACCGGCCACGGAGCCGCTGCCAAAGGTGCGAAGCTCATCTGCAAGCGTGCCACTGGGTCTCGCGCCACCAGCTTTCGTACCTGAGCTCCCCCCAAGTGTGCCCGCCGCAAGCAGTGTGCCACTACCAACGCTGCGCACATGGCGAGCGGGGCGAGAgcctgcaccagctgcgtGCACGCCATCGACGCGAATGAAATCGCGGTTCCCtcgcgacgaggcggcgatggcatCGGATTTTTCAGCGGCACGGGATCTCCAGAGCGCCGACATCGATGCGTCCTCGCTGGATGACGCGAGATCGCTGTCGTGAAGAGGCATGTAGGACCGGTTGGGTGCAATAGAAGAGACCGTCGGCGTTGGCAGAAGTGAGTTCGGATGGGGCGCTGTGCCGGCCGCTGCCTGCGGTTCATCTGCCGcgtgcagcgacagcgaagcAGGAAACAGCTGAGACGGCTGCGCCGGCAAACTCCACGATACCGGGGGCAAACCGGCGCTCTGAGGAGCCGCCGACACCTCACAGCGCCGCAGGGGGGCACCCCAGACTGCGCTGTCCGAGAACGGCTCCGGCATCGGCGCGTGGTTGAGCGAGGAATACGACGGACCttggccgccgtcgcggcgccaCGCATCCGCTGACGCGATGCCATACATCTGTGCCTCTTTCGAGCTCCACGCGGAGCTCTCCAAGTcaccaccctcctcctcacgcatacgacggcgctgcggcggcggtggcggtggcgcggtgccgcccaGCGGAAAGACGCCCGTGACGAAGAGCGGCGCAACATAGTGAAACCCCGGCATCCACGACAGCGCAGACCCAACCGCGTTGTAGCGGGGAATCATAATCGGctggccaccgcctccacggGTGCCGCTAACACCGTCGACCCCGCGGCCCTccgcgcggtgccgcactCGTGGGGGCTCGTAGATGACCCGCCCTTCACTTGGCGCGGTCGTGGACGCAGGAAATGGCACTTGATCGGAGGTGCCTATCGCTCCAGCAGACgcttgcggcggcgcaaTGGGAACTGCCGGCGCCACAGGCAGACTGCTGGGGCCGCTgatcagcgccgcctccttgccgCTGAGGCTCTCGTAGGCGCGGCGCCAGAACCAGGAAACGCCGCGCAGAACGC
This window encodes:
- a CDS encoding hypothetical protein (previous protein_id=AAZ10064.1) — translated: MRSSANAAAAGNGYRSSSAADLGWSSASGLRSGVEVKASIAPHSVPAGVTPPLRYGGDPVAATTAVPPAGHVTFPAADLVDRSAFLFGLLQSEHLVHDVHDAIVGLNNVAADKTDDGDAKSRTAGGQSSSDGALSAVFYFIARSPSPDMPWRPIYTSAVLLCVFSTVEAAQRAIARVDGVVLHTVQTEVLGSASTASTAPMSSPYLVLRPAREFVLGPENTDTALLTYLTTPRLVDLLLRRQRMQKPNDRVADDAEQRSAMELYARANLPPAYLCGSAARLYAAILSPQSPYAVDWAAARVAMARGDGIVVPEMSVVEPWACGGAGEYDRDKGATPGAAGSPPADRGSPPLLQGADIERRRRASVSGAAHYVPVTLQEEEYYRRYGVGSPRRTTSSRARCGSVEGLTELMPSRGSLYRGAQGVLRGVSWFWRRAYESLSGKEAALISGPSSLPVAPAVPIAPPQASAGAIGTSDQVPFPASTTAPSEGRVIYEPPRVRHRAEGRGVDGVSGTRGGGGQPIMIPRYNAVGSALSWMPGFHYVAPLFVTGVFPLGGTAPPPPPPQRRRMREEEGGDLESSAWSSKEAQMYGIASADAWRRDGGQGPSYSSLNHAPMPEPFSDSAVWGAPLRRCEVSAAPQSAGLPPVSWSLPAQPSQLFPASLSLHAADEPQAAAGTAPHPNSLLPTPTVSSIAPNRSYMPLHDSDLASSSEDASMSALWRSRAAEKSDAIAASSRGNRDFIRVDGVHAAGAGSRPARHVRSVGSGTLLAAGTLGGSSGTKAGGARPSGTLADELRTFGSGSVAGLRGRTDNQDEVRTTTADTTADAQREKKSSSRASRRTVEFSLPGETK